One genomic segment of Alkalicoccobacillus plakortidis includes these proteins:
- a CDS encoding DnaB-like helicase N-terminal domain-containing protein, with the protein MPEGLDPDDYIRTYGPERFQSDVIGASQTVMAFKMRYLRQEKNLQDEGERMVYIEEVLQELAKLPRAIERDHYLRQLADEFSLSLEVLKQEQYRMYKESKKTYTANETLEKKAVSTTRQFRQKRLLPAFQNAERILLVLMMNDEDLAWRIQERLGAAFNVDEHQALFAYLLAYYGKGNEANPREFLQSIEDHSLVRLASELSTMTVNADCSEEELEDYVKQIENYPKRVLIEKKEVESKLEQDPLTQAKLLIEIQQLKRELS; encoded by the coding sequence ATGCCGGAAGGACTTGATCCCGATGACTACATTAGAACATACGGACCAGAACGATTCCAATCTGATGTTATAGGGGCAAGTCAAACGGTTATGGCCTTTAAGATGAGATATCTTCGTCAGGAGAAAAATCTCCAAGATGAAGGAGAAAGAATGGTCTATATTGAAGAAGTATTACAAGAGCTTGCTAAACTTCCGCGAGCAATTGAACGTGACCATTATCTCAGGCAGCTTGCTGATGAATTTTCTTTATCGTTGGAGGTTCTTAAACAAGAGCAATACCGAATGTATAAGGAATCAAAGAAAACGTATACTGCTAATGAAACATTGGAAAAGAAAGCAGTTAGCACAACTCGACAATTTAGACAGAAGCGACTTTTGCCTGCATTCCAAAATGCTGAACGGATTTTATTAGTTTTGATGATGAATGATGAAGATCTTGCTTGGCGGATACAGGAACGCCTTGGAGCCGCTTTTAATGTTGATGAACATCAAGCACTATTTGCGTATTTACTCGCTTATTATGGAAAAGGCAATGAGGCAAACCCTAGAGAGTTTCTTCAAAGTATTGAGGATCACTCACTTGTTCGCTTAGCTTCAGAGCTTTCTACGATGACGGTTAATGCAGATTGTTCTGAAGAAGAACTAGAGGATTATGTCAAGCAGATTGAAAACTACCCAAAAAGGGTATTGATAGAGAAGAAAGAAGTTGAATCCAAGCTTGAACAGGATCCACTGACTCAAGCAAAATTATTAATTGAAATACAGCAGCTAAAGAGAGAGCTTTCCTAG
- a CDS encoding c-type cytochrome — protein sequence MKGSPLIPFALIALIGIVLMAVMSAYGVNERNAQEAEENGAGEEEPVEIDDPIVAGEELSQQSCINCHGGDLAGGSVGPAINGLDLSVEEISDIIQNGYGSMPAQTQYSAEEADAISEYLLSISE from the coding sequence ATGAAAGGTAGTCCGCTTATACCATTTGCACTTATTGCTTTAATCGGTATCGTACTTATGGCTGTTATGTCAGCTTATGGAGTAAATGAAAGAAATGCGCAAGAAGCAGAAGAAAACGGAGCAGGGGAAGAAGAACCAGTTGAGATTGATGATCCTATTGTTGCTGGTGAAGAGCTTTCACAACAATCCTGTATTAATTGCCATGGCGGTGATTTAGCTGGTGGATCTGTAGGACCTGCTATTAACGGTCTAGATTTATCAGTAGAAGAAATTTCAGATATCATTCAAAACGGATATGGTTCTATGCCTGCGCAGACTCAATATAGCGCAGAAGAAGCAGATGCCATTTCTGAATATCTATTATCCATTTCTGAATAG
- a CDS encoding helix-turn-helix transcriptional regulator, translating to MELSSRQEQILTIVKENAPITGEHIAEKLSLTRATLRPDLAILTMSGYLDARPRVGYFYTGKSNTQILSDKVKTITVDHYKSRPVVVNESSSVYEAITTMFLEDVGTLFVVDKLATLSGVVSRKDLLRASLGQQSLETIPVGVIMTRMPNITVCHGDDFIIDIAKKLITKQIDGLPIVKKVTHGSGYEVTGRITKTNITSLLVDLANNESI from the coding sequence ATCGAGCTATCTAGTAGGCAAGAACAAATTCTTACCATTGTAAAAGAAAACGCTCCGATTACTGGGGAACATATTGCGGAAAAGCTCTCGTTAACGAGAGCTACACTGCGACCGGATCTAGCGATCTTAACAATGTCTGGTTACCTAGATGCAAGACCACGGGTAGGCTATTTCTATACAGGAAAATCAAATACTCAAATTCTGTCAGACAAAGTAAAAACCATCACTGTGGACCATTACAAATCTAGACCTGTTGTTGTGAATGAGTCCTCATCTGTATACGAAGCCATTACGACGATGTTCCTCGAGGATGTGGGCACACTTTTTGTAGTAGATAAACTCGCCACTCTTTCAGGAGTTGTTTCAAGAAAAGATTTATTGCGAGCAAGTCTTGGTCAGCAATCACTTGAAACAATCCCTGTTGGTGTCATTATGACTAGAATGCCTAACATAACCGTTTGTCATGGTGATGACTTTATTATAGATATCGCTAAAAAGCTCATTACAAAACAAATTGATGGTCTGCCGATTGTCAAAAAGGTCACTCATGGAAGTGGATATGAAGTAACAGGTCGTATTACCAAAACAAATATCACAAGTTTACTTGTTGACTTGGCTAATAATGAATCCATTTAA
- a CDS encoding 4-hydroxy-3-methylbut-2-enyl diphosphate reductase, with protein sequence MNVKKISPRGYCYGVVDAMVLARQAAQNLDLPRPIYILGQIVHNQHVTDAFETDGIISLDGPNRLEILKEIEKGTVIFTAHGVSPEVRVLAKEKGLTVVDATCPDVTRTHDLIRDKQSEGYEFIYAGKKGHPEPEGAIGVAPDAVHLVESVEDVVSLGLTTDKIIITNQTTMSQWDVSDIMKKAMELYPHAEVHNEICLATQVRQEAVAEQAKECDLVVVVGDPKSNNSNRLAQVSEQIAGTTAYRIGDISELDLEWLKGVEVVGVTSGASTPTLITKEVITYLNQFDQNDPSTWPIKRTINLEKLLPKVKAK encoded by the coding sequence ATGAATGTAAAAAAGATCTCACCACGTGGTTATTGCTATGGCGTAGTAGACGCAATGGTTTTAGCTAGACAGGCTGCCCAAAACCTAGACCTACCGCGTCCCATTTATATACTTGGACAAATTGTTCATAATCAACATGTGACGGATGCGTTTGAAACTGATGGCATTATTTCGCTTGACGGTCCTAATCGTCTTGAGATTCTAAAAGAGATTGAAAAAGGGACGGTTATTTTTACTGCACACGGTGTTTCACCAGAGGTTCGTGTACTTGCCAAAGAAAAGGGCTTAACTGTTGTAGATGCAACTTGCCCTGATGTCACAAGAACACACGATCTAATTAGAGATAAGCAAAGTGAAGGCTATGAATTTATCTATGCAGGTAAAAAAGGACATCCTGAGCCTGAAGGTGCAATTGGTGTAGCTCCAGATGCAGTGCATCTAGTTGAATCTGTTGAAGATGTTGTGAGTCTTGGTTTGACTACAGATAAGATTATTATTACTAACCAAACAACTATGAGTCAGTGGGACGTATCAGATATTATGAAAAAAGCGATGGAGCTCTATCCTCATGCAGAAGTTCATAATGAAATTTGTCTAGCTACTCAGGTTCGTCAGGAAGCTGTAGCTGAGCAAGCTAAAGAATGCGACCTCGTTGTTGTTGTTGGTGATCCAAAAAGTAATAACTCGAATCGTCTAGCACAAGTATCTGAACAAATTGCAGGCACAACCGCTTACCGAATTGGTGATATTTCCGAGCTTGATCTTGAATGGTTAAAAGGTGTTGAGGTTGTAGGCGTAACATCCGGTGCTTCTACCCCTACATTAATCACTAAAGAGGTTATCACGTACTTGAATCAGTTTGACCAAAACGATCCATCCACATGGCCAATTAAGCGAACAATTAACCTCGAAAAATTACTACCAAAAGTAAAAGCAAAATAA
- a CDS encoding DEAD/DEAH box helicase: MISENFKRFGLHPFLLEALDSQGFSKPTEIQERLIPAIINGKDVIGQSQTGTGKTLSFFLPILHVIEPERKEVQAIVTAPTRELATQLFNELKRITDHTEEGKSIVSQLLVGGTDKTRSIEKLKNQPHIVVGTAGRIADLINEKALKAYSANILVVDEADQMLDMGFIDDVDRTASHMAQELQMLVFSATIPEKLQPFLKKYMNDPRHVKVEPEKATAELIEHKLLPLRHRDRLKMVVETAQAINPFLAVIFTNTKDQAEEVTQSLLDAGLNAERIHGGLQPRERKQIMKKVREMKIQYLVATDLAARGIDIKGITHVINFDLPKDLDFYVHRTGRTARAGMSGEAITFYAQTDQQAIERLVKKGISFKYVDLKKNEWVTLDKAPVGLGRSPVRKTETSGNKKAVAKPKKVKPAYKKKARYRQAKEEQRQRRIKGRSKG; the protein is encoded by the coding sequence ATGATTTCAGAGAATTTCAAACGGTTTGGACTCCATCCGTTTTTACTAGAAGCACTTGATTCACAAGGTTTTTCGAAGCCAACAGAAATCCAGGAGCGTCTCATTCCAGCCATTATTAATGGCAAAGATGTGATTGGACAATCTCAAACTGGAACAGGAAAAACATTATCCTTTTTTCTGCCAATTCTGCATGTGATAGAACCAGAACGCAAGGAAGTACAAGCAATCGTAACGGCGCCAACTAGAGAGCTAGCAACGCAGCTTTTTAATGAGCTTAAACGAATAACTGACCATACAGAAGAAGGTAAATCGATTGTTAGCCAACTACTTGTTGGTGGAACGGATAAAACCCGCTCCATTGAAAAGCTGAAAAATCAACCGCATATTGTTGTTGGAACAGCTGGCCGTATTGCTGATTTGATTAACGAAAAGGCTCTTAAAGCGTATAGTGCAAACATTTTAGTTGTTGATGAAGCAGATCAAATGCTTGATATGGGCTTTATCGATGATGTTGATCGCACGGCTTCACATATGGCACAGGAACTACAAATGCTAGTATTTTCAGCGACTATTCCTGAGAAGCTTCAGCCATTCCTCAAAAAATATATGAACGATCCTAGACACGTGAAGGTTGAGCCAGAGAAGGCGACAGCAGAATTAATTGAACACAAATTATTACCACTTCGTCACCGTGATCGACTAAAAATGGTTGTGGAAACGGCACAAGCCATTAACCCGTTTTTAGCTGTTATTTTTACAAACACAAAAGATCAGGCTGAAGAGGTTACTCAATCATTACTTGATGCAGGCTTAAATGCAGAACGAATTCATGGTGGGTTACAGCCGCGTGAACGTAAGCAGATTATGAAAAAAGTTCGAGAGATGAAAATTCAATATCTTGTAGCGACAGATTTGGCGGCAAGAGGTATTGATATTAAAGGGATCACACATGTTATCAATTTTGATCTTCCAAAAGATCTTGATTTTTATGTTCATCGTACAGGTCGAACAGCGCGGGCGGGTATGAGTGGAGAAGCGATTACATTCTACGCACAAACGGACCAACAAGCGATTGAACGTTTGGTTAAAAAGGGAATTTCGTTTAAATATGTAGATCTTAAAAAAAATGAGTGGGTAACGTTGGACAAAGCCCCAGTCGGATTAGGACGGTCACCAGTGCGTAAAACAGAAACATCAGGAAATAAAAAAGCAGTGGCAAAACCCAAAAAAGTAAAACCTGCTTATAAGAAAAAAGCCAGATATCGTCAAGCGAAAGAAGAACAAAGACAGCGTAGAATTAAGGGCCGATCAAAAGGGTAA
- a CDS encoding Nif3-like dinuclear metal center hexameric protein, which produces METTGTEIVRMFETWSPQSLAVEGDRIGLMVGTLEKNVQHVMTALDVTEEVIDEAIANKVDLILAHHPLLFRPLKKIDTDSPQGRMIQKALKHEIAIYAAHTNLDIAVGGVNDMLSDALSLTEVEVLSPTSYIALKKLVVFVPRTHADGLREAIGEAGAGHIGAYSHCSYSSVGIGTFKPGSEAIPFIGESGKQEFVEEIRIETIVPQAILPAVLEAMQQSHPYEEIAYDLYALEQQGQALGLGRIGELEHPLSLLELAEKVKQAFQVDTLRLIGDSKKTVKRIALLGGDGNKYVQTAIDRGADVFITGDIYYHTAVDAIEDGFALLDPGHNIEKIMKKGVAQKLSKLVQDAGHDIKITASEIDTDPYQYV; this is translated from the coding sequence ATGGAAACAACTGGAACTGAGATCGTCCGAATGTTTGAAACGTGGTCGCCGCAATCTCTTGCTGTTGAAGGTGACCGCATAGGGCTTATGGTAGGAACATTAGAAAAAAATGTGCAGCATGTTATGACAGCTCTCGATGTAACGGAAGAAGTCATCGATGAGGCCATAGCAAATAAGGTGGATCTTATCCTTGCACACCACCCCTTATTATTCCGTCCATTAAAGAAAATTGATACAGATTCACCACAAGGCAGAATGATTCAAAAGGCGTTAAAGCATGAAATTGCAATCTATGCCGCACATACAAATTTAGATATCGCAGTCGGTGGAGTGAATGACATGCTTTCTGATGCCCTTTCACTTACAGAAGTAGAGGTGTTATCACCGACATCGTACATTGCTTTAAAAAAACTAGTTGTGTTTGTTCCGCGTACACATGCAGATGGACTTCGTGAGGCGATAGGTGAAGCAGGAGCTGGCCATATTGGAGCCTATAGTCATTGCTCCTATTCATCCGTTGGGATCGGAACTTTTAAGCCAGGAAGTGAAGCAATCCCCTTTATAGGTGAATCAGGTAAGCAGGAATTTGTTGAAGAGATACGAATTGAAACCATTGTTCCGCAAGCGATTCTACCTGCCGTTTTAGAGGCAATGCAACAATCTCACCCGTACGAGGAGATTGCGTATGATCTATATGCGCTAGAACAACAAGGACAAGCTTTAGGGCTCGGTCGAATAGGAGAGCTAGAGCATCCCTTAAGTCTACTAGAACTAGCAGAGAAAGTTAAACAAGCCTTTCAAGTTGATACGCTACGATTAATAGGGGATTCAAAGAAAACGGTTAAGCGAATTGCATTATTAGGTGGGGATGGGAACAAGTATGTGCAAACAGCCATCGATCGAGGAGCTGATGTCTTTATAACTGGAGATATTTATTACCATACGGCTGTTGATGCAATCGAGGACGGTTTTGCATTGTTAGATCCTGGCCACAATATTGAGAAAATCATGAAAAAAGGTGTTGCTCAGAAGTTGAGTAAGTTAGTGCAGGATGCAGGTCATGACATCAAGATAACAGCTTCAGAGATTGATACAGACCCATATCAATATGTTTAA
- a CDS encoding pyruvate, water dikinase regulatory protein, which translates to MYRPIVYVVSDSVGETAELVVKAAVSQFSGSGVELRRIPYVEDKGTIEEVVCLAAQAKALIAFTLVVPEMKDYLLIRAAEENVETVDIIGPMLQKVSELTNKKPRYEPGVIYRLDEDYFRKVEAIEFAVKYDDGRDPRGIIRADVVLIGVSRTSKTPLSQYLAHKRLKVANVPLVPEVEPPAELFKISPQKCIGLKISPEKLNSIRTERLKALGLKSEANYANINRIKEELAYSEKVMSRIGCPVVDVSNKAVEETANLISNMFQRK; encoded by the coding sequence ATTTATCGTCCAATTGTTTATGTAGTATCTGACTCTGTAGGGGAAACAGCGGAACTTGTTGTTAAAGCAGCCGTAAGCCAATTTAGTGGATCTGGAGTAGAACTTAGACGTATTCCCTATGTCGAGGATAAAGGAACGATTGAAGAAGTCGTTTGTTTAGCAGCTCAGGCTAAAGCGTTAATTGCGTTTACACTTGTTGTTCCTGAGATGAAGGATTATTTACTTATTCGAGCAGCAGAGGAAAATGTGGAAACCGTTGATATAATCGGGCCAATGCTGCAAAAAGTATCTGAGCTGACGAACAAAAAGCCCCGATACGAGCCTGGTGTCATTTATCGCTTAGATGAAGATTACTTTCGTAAAGTCGAAGCAATTGAGTTCGCTGTAAAATATGATGATGGACGAGACCCTAGAGGTATTATACGAGCTGACGTTGTACTAATTGGTGTCTCTCGTACTTCTAAAACACCGTTATCACAATATCTGGCTCATAAACGACTAAAGGTTGCGAATGTGCCTTTAGTGCCAGAAGTAGAGCCACCAGCAGAACTTTTTAAGATTTCTCCGCAAAAATGTATTGGACTTAAAATTAGTCCTGAGAAATTAAATAGTATTCGTACTGAGCGGCTTAAAGCATTAGGCTTAAAATCGGAAGCGAACTACGCTAATATTAATCGTATTAAAGAAGAACTTGCTTATTCTGAAAAAGTAATGAGTCGCATAGGATGTCCTGTAGTGGATGTTTCAAATAAAGCTGTGGAAGAAACGGCAAACTTAATTTCAAATATGTTTCAACGCAAATAA
- a CDS encoding CarD family transcriptional regulator: MEQLETLKKDVLGETHSYFVLHFPLVDVKLMLPESKIDNSGLRKVIEQDELDNVIEALKNGPELPPSTSHFSKETENLLKSGSIFDAAHLISSLSKKQAGRSNGLHIQDRNHLQKAKQMIASELVLVNDMSEEQAYEFIDSNLLELS; this comes from the coding sequence TTGGAACAATTAGAGACATTGAAGAAAGACGTTTTAGGTGAAACCCACTCTTATTTTGTTCTACATTTCCCACTAGTAGATGTGAAATTAATGCTTCCTGAAAGCAAAATTGACAATTCTGGTCTACGTAAAGTGATTGAACAAGACGAATTGGACAATGTAATTGAAGCATTAAAAAACGGACCAGAGCTTCCCCCTTCTACTAGCCATTTCTCAAAGGAAACGGAAAACCTCCTGAAAAGCGGAAGTATTTTTGATGCAGCTCATCTTATCTCTTCTCTTTCAAAGAAACAAGCTGGAAGATCAAACGGTCTTCATATACAAGATCGTAATCATCTTCAGAAAGCAAAACAGATGATTGCAAGTGAACTTGTTCTCGTAAATGATATGTCCGAAGAACAGGCATATGAGTTTATTGATAGCAATTTGCTTGAATTGTCATAA
- the rpoD gene encoding RNA polymerase sigma factor RpoD, whose amino-acid sequence MADKPLRPVTEGELSIDQVKEQLVEVGKKRGVLSYAEITEKMASFEQDSEQMDEFFEYLGEQGIDLQNESDEGPASPEAAKEEEFDLNDLSVPPGIKINDPVRMYLKEIGRVQLLSAAEEIELAKRIEQGDEEAKRRLAEANLRLVVSIAKRYVGRGMLFLDLIQEGNMGLIKAVEKFDFQKGFKFSTYATWWIRQAITRAIADQARTIRIPVHMVETINKLIRVQRQLLQDFGREPTPEEVAEEMELTPEKVREILKIAQEPVSLETPIGEEDDSHLGDFIEDQEALAPSDAAAYELLKEQLEDVLDTLTDREENVLRLRFGLDDGRTRTLEEVGKVFGVTRERIRQIEAKALRKLRHPSRSKRLKDFLE is encoded by the coding sequence ATGGCAGATAAACCATTACGTCCTGTTACGGAAGGTGAATTATCCATCGATCAAGTGAAAGAACAATTAGTGGAGGTAGGCAAAAAACGCGGAGTTTTAAGTTATGCCGAGATCACAGAGAAGATGGCAAGCTTTGAGCAAGACTCCGAGCAAATGGATGAATTTTTCGAGTATCTTGGAGAACAAGGTATTGATTTGCAGAACGAATCTGATGAAGGTCCTGCTTCTCCTGAAGCGGCTAAAGAAGAAGAGTTTGACTTAAACGACCTAAGTGTGCCTCCAGGTATTAAAATAAATGACCCGGTTCGTATGTATCTAAAAGAGATTGGTCGAGTACAACTTTTATCAGCTGCTGAAGAAATTGAACTTGCTAAACGAATTGAGCAGGGTGATGAAGAAGCCAAACGCCGTCTTGCTGAAGCCAATCTTCGTTTAGTTGTATCAATTGCCAAACGTTACGTTGGGCGTGGAATGCTGTTCTTAGATTTAATTCAAGAAGGTAATATGGGTCTAATTAAAGCAGTAGAGAAGTTCGACTTCCAAAAAGGCTTTAAATTTAGTACGTATGCAACTTGGTGGATTCGTCAAGCCATTACTCGTGCTATTGCTGACCAAGCTCGTACGATTCGAATTCCTGTTCATATGGTTGAAACCATCAATAAACTAATTCGTGTTCAACGTCAGTTATTACAAGATTTTGGTCGCGAACCAACTCCTGAAGAAGTAGCGGAAGAGATGGAGTTAACACCAGAAAAAGTACGCGAGATTCTTAAGATTGCTCAAGAGCCTGTTTCTTTAGAGACACCTATTGGTGAAGAAGATGATTCTCATTTAGGAGATTTCATTGAAGACCAAGAAGCATTAGCTCCTTCAGATGCAGCAGCATACGAGCTACTAAAAGAACAGCTGGAAGACGTGCTTGACACATTAACAGACCGAGAAGAAAATGTACTTCGCCTTCGTTTTGGTCTTGATGATGGTCGCACTAGAACTCTTGAAGAGGTTGGTAAGGTATTTGGTGTTACACGTGAGCGTATTCGTCAGATTGAAGCAAAAGCCCTGCGTAAGCTTCGTCACCCAAGTAGAAGCAAACGTCTTAAGGACTTTTTAGAATAG
- a CDS encoding YaiI/YqxD family protein: protein MWNQLKTMNETKTITHLFVDADSCPVKEEILAYRFEPDLRIVFVMSYAHMMTLPPEVGQVMVDSDKEAVDLYIMNKIRASDICVTQDHALASLLLRKKVTAISPRGERYLEETIEQLLEVRYKSAQKRRRGIRTKGPKPFTMEDRNRFVKELKIILQK from the coding sequence GTGTGGAATCAACTAAAGACAATGAATGAGACTAAAACGATCACACACCTTTTTGTTGACGCAGATTCCTGTCCTGTAAAAGAAGAAATTCTTGCTTACCGCTTCGAACCTGATTTGAGAATTGTGTTTGTGATGTCTTATGCACATATGATGACTCTTCCTCCTGAAGTTGGCCAAGTCATGGTCGATTCGGATAAAGAAGCTGTGGACCTCTATATTATGAATAAGATTAGAGCTAGTGATATCTGTGTGACACAAGATCACGCCTTGGCATCACTGCTTCTTAGAAAAAAGGTAACAGCTATTTCTCCCAGGGGTGAAAGGTACCTAGAAGAGACAATTGAACAGTTACTCGAGGTTCGATATAAGTCTGCTCAAAAACGCAGAAGAGGTATTCGCACAAAAGGACCAAAACCTTTTACAATGGAGGATCGAAATCGATTTGTGAAAGAATTAAAGATTATTTTGCAAAAATAG
- a CDS encoding tRNA (adenine(22)-N(1))-methyltransferase yields MNEHKLSDRLTAVASYIDHVTTVADIGSDHAYLPSYLCLNHPSMRAIAGEVSDGPLQAAKTQVEELELGNRIDVRKGSGLAVIAPGEVEGITIAGMGGALITSILEDGKSKLKGVSRLVLQPNNAARAIRMWLLENNWSLIKEDILIENEKFYEILVAEPGHDSERYDQEREKKLLFGPHLMQKSNEAFLEKWHGEMQNWQRVLSALKQGKEQESMERRKQQIEKKIQLVQEVIGDGNNWN; encoded by the coding sequence ATGAATGAGCACAAACTTTCTGATCGATTAACAGCAGTAGCAAGCTATATTGACCACGTAACCACGGTAGCAGACATTGGGTCAGACCATGCGTACCTTCCAAGTTACTTATGCCTTAACCATCCATCTATGCGCGCGATTGCAGGTGAGGTGAGTGACGGACCACTGCAAGCAGCAAAAACACAAGTGGAGGAATTAGAGCTAGGGAATCGTATTGATGTACGAAAGGGCTCTGGATTGGCTGTAATCGCACCTGGTGAAGTAGAAGGTATAACGATTGCCGGAATGGGTGGAGCGCTTATTACGTCCATTCTAGAGGATGGAAAAAGTAAGCTTAAGGGTGTTTCTCGCTTAGTCCTTCAACCAAATAACGCAGCTAGGGCTATTCGCATGTGGCTTCTAGAGAATAACTGGAGCCTGATTAAAGAAGACATCCTTATAGAAAATGAGAAATTTTACGAGATATTGGTGGCTGAGCCAGGGCATGATTCAGAACGGTATGATCAAGAACGTGAAAAGAAACTGTTATTTGGACCACACTTGATGCAAAAGTCTAATGAAGCGTTTTTGGAAAAATGGCATGGAGAAATGCAGAACTGGCAACGAGTGTTGTCAGCGTTAAAACAGGGTAAAGAACAAGAATCGATGGAAAGACGAAAACAACAAATTGAGAAGAAGATTCAATTGGTACAGGAGGTTATTGGAGATGGAAACAACTGGAACTGA
- a CDS encoding YqfQ family protein has protein sequence MQRIFGPPACPTPIQPLARSPFMFGPGPGPGMAPQAAFFGQGSQMAPGLMQGAGAGSRVGLLARLFGGGGASSALQASAFPTATASGGSFLSGINFTSLLQNAQRIMGITQQVMPMVQQYGPIIRNAPTLWKIMRSQPSADPEESVVENIQPTSQQESSPSYFI, from the coding sequence ATGCAACGAATATTCGGACCTCCTGCTTGTCCAACACCCATACAACCGCTTGCAAGAAGCCCCTTTATGTTTGGTCCTGGTCCAGGTCCAGGAATGGCTCCACAAGCGGCCTTCTTTGGACAGGGCTCACAAATGGCCCCTGGTCTGATGCAAGGAGCTGGAGCCGGGAGTAGAGTGGGATTACTCGCAAGGCTTTTTGGTGGTGGAGGGGCAAGTAGCGCATTACAAGCTTCAGCCTTTCCAACTGCAACAGCTAGCGGGGGGAGCTTTTTAAGTGGAATTAATTTCACTTCGTTGTTGCAAAATGCTCAAAGAATAATGGGAATCACTCAACAGGTCATGCCGATGGTTCAACAGTATGGTCCCATCATTCGTAATGCTCCAACGCTTTGGAAAATCATGCGTAGTCAACCCTCAGCTGATCCAGAAGAATCCGTTGTGGAAAATATTCAGCCCACATCACAACAAGAGTCAAGTCCAAGCTATTTCATCTGA